TATTTGCAATCGGATAACCCTGTTTAGCCTAAAAAGACTGTTCTGGTTTCTCCTCATTTTTATCGTCTTCTGCAAAATAATCTTTAATTGATTTTCGGTTTCAATTCAGACCGGGTCAGTGGACGGCGGCGAACAGCAAAAATCGCTTTATAAATGCGGGCCGGATAAAATCAATTCAGAGGGCTTAAGTTTCCGGCGGTTGACCCGATAAAAGAAAGGAAATATACACCGCTGAAGGGGAAATGGCGGAAACAGTAACGGCTGATGGACTTAAAAAAACCTCTTGGTGTGAGGACATAGGAATTTGAAATCTCCTGCCAAATATAGATTATTCCTACCATTATATCTTTTTCTGATAATAATATTATTTATAAATGGTATCCGGGCCGAGTCCATCAACCTGGCCATTGTCTATTCCGACAGCCTCAGCACCACCCTGAGAACAATCAAGGGGATTCATTCCGCGATCAGCCGGCAATATGAAACTTCCGTTTTCTACGAACTGTACCTGGCCGAAAACGGCGCCAACATGGAGCAACTGGTCCTCAAAATTAAAGAGCTTGATCCCCGGCTGATACTCACGGTGGGATCGTACGCCACCAAAGCCATATCGGAGCGAATACCCGATAAACCGATTATCTTCTCAGCCGTTTTGAACCCGGAGACATCCGGTTTTGTTAAATCCCTCAGCAATCCCGGAGGCAATATCACCGGGGCCTCGCTGGATATACCGCCCGATATTCAGTTCAAGTATTTCAAGCAGGTTATCAGTAATCTCAAGAGCATCGGGGTCCTGTATACCGATGAAACGGAGAACCTGATTCCGCCGGCCAAGGCTCTGGCCAGTGCGGCCAATCTGACCCTTTACGCCATCAAGATTCAATCGGAAAAAGATATCCCCAACGCCCTGGATTCGCTCAATTCCATTGTCGATGGTTACTGGTCGGTCGCCGACGGGCGTATTTATTCGCCCCGGGCCACCCGGTTTATTCTCTTGAATACCCTGCGCAGCGCCAAACCCTTTATGGGATTTTCCAAAAATATGGTCGAATCCGGCGCCCTTTTCGGCCTTGATTATGATTATAAAGATATCGGGAGGCAGACCGGTAAAATCGCCATCGAGGTTCTCTCGGGTAAATCCCCGGCCTCGATTCCGGTGGCTGTTCCCGGTATCATCTGGTTCCATTATAATGAAAAAACGGCCAAGCATATTGATGTAAAAATCCCCGATGAACTGGTCGCAGTGGCCAAGGAGGTGTATCGATGAGCCTCTTTGGATCCTTCAATCATATCGGGCTTCGTGAGCGGTTCGTGGTGGTGGTTTCACTGGTAATTGTCGCCAGTATGCTGATAATCGGCGGTTATCTGATTAATCGCCAGAGTGATATTTATCTTACGGAACTGGAAAAACGGGGTCAGGCTCTGGCTTCTAACCTGGCTTACAACGCCGAGTACGGGGTTATTCTGGAATCCCAGACCGAACTGGATAAT
The Candidatus Zixiibacteriota bacterium DNA segment above includes these coding regions:
- a CDS encoding ABC transporter substrate-binding protein, whose amino-acid sequence is MKSPAKYRLFLPLYLFLIIILFINGIRAESINLAIVYSDSLSTTLRTIKGIHSAISRQYETSVFYELYLAENGANMEQLVLKIKELDPRLILTVGSYATKAISERIPDKPIIFSAVLNPETSGFVKSLSNPGGNITGASLDIPPDIQFKYFKQVISNLKSIGVLYTDETENLIPPAKALASAANLTLYAIKIQSEKDIPNALDSLNSIVDGYWSVADGRIYSPRATRFILLNTLRSAKPFMGFSKNMVESGALFGLDYDYKDIGRQTGKIAIEVLSGKSPASIPVAVPGIIWFHYNEKTAKHIDVKIPDELVAVAKEVYR